In Rhipicephalus microplus isolate Deutch F79 chromosome 9, USDA_Rmic, whole genome shotgun sequence, one genomic interval encodes:
- the LOC142761727 gene encoding uncharacterized protein LOC142761727 yields the protein MAPVVKREALEAPSGLSTVDSKRSKDATEKDLRKFMKFVRKQVKEQHQWPSWWSWNSERQLQEKQKKPRTKPAAIESDVNGCQKPVAIKNEKPEQTVDDRFDTWYRCDSCDKLFAKKLELEWHLREHTGVRPIPCGLCPMKFLNGRLRTAHHTRHHGLNSKWKRSDCD from the exons ATGGCCCCTGTGGTGAAGAGAGAAGCCCTCGAGGCACCGTCGGGGCTTTCCACGGTAGACTCGAAGAGGAGCAAAGACGCGACAGAAAAGGATCTCCGAAAATTCATGAAATTCGTCAGGAAGCAGGTCAAGGAGCAGCACCAGTGGCCGAGCTGGTGGTCATGGAACA GTGAACGGCAGCTCCAGGAGAAGCAAAAAAAGCCGAGGACAAAGCCGGCTGCCATCGAGAGTGATGTCAACGGCTGCCAAAAGCCTGTAGCCATCAAGAACGAAAAACCTGAGCAGACTGTGGACGACCGCTTCGACACCTGGTACCGCTGCGATTCGTGCGACAAGTTGTTTGCGAAGAAGCTCGAGCTCGAGTGGCACCTGCGCGAGCACACGGGCGTGCGCCCCATTCCGTGTGGTCTGTGCCCCATGAAGTTTCTCAACGGGCGACTGCGGACCGCCCACCACACCAGACACCACGGGCTGAATTCCAAGTGGAAACGCAGTGACTGCGACTAA